TACCCATAGTTATATTATTACGTGCAACTGGCTGGAGAATATCAGATATTTTAAATCTTAGATATGATAATTGCCTAGATCACACTCCTCAAGGTTGGTATATATGTGGAGACATAAAGAAAACACAAGTGTTAAATCATAGAGTTCCAATTACTGATGAGGTTGCAGCTGTTGTTAAATCAGTAATACAGATAACAATACCTAAAAGCAATGAATTTAACAATCCTAATAAATTACTCTTTGTGAGGTTAAGAGGTAAACGTGCTGGAAATCCTCCAGAAGCAAGATGTGTCAGTGATTATCTTAATCGTCTCGCAATTGAAAAAAATATAATAGATGATGATGGCAATATCTTTCATTTTAAAAACCATGCCTTTAGACATACAAAGGCTATTGAACTCATTAATAATGGGATGAGCTTGCTTCATGTTCAAAAGTGGATGGCCCATGCATCACCTGAAATGACACTTACATACGCTAAAATACTTGACACTACAATGAGAAAATCATGGGAAGAAGTTACTAAGCAAGGACTTTTTAGAATTGATGATGCTGGTAAGCTAAAAAAGATAGATATATCAGATATAGAAAATGAAGATATTATTGAGTGGGAATATATAAGGCATAATCTAGATGCTGTTAGGATGCCTTTAGGCTATTGCATAAAGCCCAAGAAACAAGAGTGTCATACTCAATTGAATCCTTGTCTAATATGCCGTAATCTTTGTACTACTCCAGACTTTATACCACAATTTGAATTGGAGATTCAGGAAACAAAAGCTGTAATTGAACGTGGAAAAGCTCAAAATCGTAGTGTATGGATTGAAAAAAATCAGGCTCTCCTAGAAAGGTATGAAACTATTCTAGAATTACTAAAGCAAGGTAAAATACATCATAAGGCTGGAAAGAAAGGTAGAGAATATACTGAGGAGGAGAAGAACAATGCCCAGCAGCCATGTTAGGAATATCAAAGGCTTAAAAGAATATGCCCAAGATAAAAAAGAGGAAGTCACTAAACGTGTGGATGCTACAATCCAAAAGCTTATTATTGAGAAAAAACCTATTAACTTTAATAGTGTTTCAATAGAAGCTAACGTATCTAAAACTTATCTATATACGCATAAGGATGTTCGTAAAAGAATAGAGGAATTAAGAGTAAGGCAGATAGAAGTATTTTCTTCTAAAAATATGAAAAAACAAATGACAGAGAACAACAAAGATACTCTTCTTATAGCCAAGAATAAAAAAATTAAAGAGCTATCTGAGGAAGTAAAAAGATTAAAACAAGAACTTATGTATTTGCAGGGGAAAATTTATGATAAAAGTTAGCCTCCAGATATAAGTCTTGGAGGCATTTAAAATCCTACATCGAGTACATATAAACAAAGTTGAAACCTTTAATTTAGGCCATTCTTCAAGTCTTAGTATAGATAATAACACGGCTGCTGGTATTACCCCTAAAATAAAGACAGTATCTTCACCTTTTGATAAAGAAGTGAATATTGAAGAACTTATTAAATCAAAACCAGATGTAGTTGTATTATGGTCGGGTAAAGAAGCACTTCAGAAAAAAATAGAACAATTAAATATACCTGTAGTTATAATATCCTATGATACACCAGAAGAACTTAAGAAGTCTGTAACTTTAATGGGGAATTTACTTGGAGAAGAAGAAACTAAAAAAGCTTCTCAATTTTGTTCCTACTATGATTCTAATATAAAGCGTATTACTGAAAAAACTTCATCTATTTCTGACAATGACAAATTAAAAGTGTATTATTCAGCAGATAGCCCTTTAAGTACCGATGGAAATAACTCAATAGTTACTTCCTGGATAGAAATAGCTGGTGGCATAAACACAGCTGCACAAAATGGAGTTAAAGGTATGTCTCAAACTGTTTCTATGGAAAATGTAGTCCAATGGAATCCTGATGTAATTATAGTCAGAGATGCGCCTAACAAAGATGCAATTTTAAAAGATGAGCGATTTAAAGACATCAATGCAGTTAAAAATAATAAAGTTTATATAAATCCCAAAGGTGTAAATGTGTGGTGTGCAAGAAGTGGTGATAATGCACTACAAGTATTATGGGCAGCTAAAACTTTATACCCTGACATGTTTACAGATATAGATATGAATAAAGAGGTAGAAGAATTTTACAAAGCATATTATAACTATAATGTAAACAGTGAAGATCTAGAAGATATAATGAATCCTAAAAAATAAATTCATAAATTTAAAGCTCATATAGCATTTTTGTATTCCTATGTTATATGAGCTTTAATAAATAACATTAGCCTTGCAAAATACTATGAAATAGTAGATAATATGTTTAATGATTACTGCTTTAGTTTAAAGTAGTTCAATTCATATTATTTTATTAAAAAGGTGGATCATTTATATGAAAGATAAAACATCATTATCGGCACAAGAAGTAGCCGAGCTTTTAGATATATCAAAAAATACAGTATATGATTTGATTAAAAAAGGTGAATTGCCTTCTTATCGTATTGGCCGAAAGGTTCGTGTTGATATTGAAGATGTTGAATATTATAAAAATAAAAGCAGAACTAATAATATTAAAATTATTAATCCTATTACTGAACGTAAGACTCAGGTACCCCAACAGCAGTCGTTAACTGAAGACAAAAATTTTATCATATGCGGCCAGGAACTGCTTCTTGATGTATTGACACAACACCTGGGACATTATCCAAATGAATTTCAAGTACTAAGAAGATACATAGGAGGCTATGACGGGTTGATAAACCTATATAAAGGCAATGCCTCTGTTACTTCTTGCAATCTATGGGATTCAGACAATAACATCTACAATATACCCTATGTCCGAAGATTACTGCCTGGTGTTCCCTGCATAATTGTCCGTCTTGCATGTCATATGCAGGGTTTTTATGTTTTCAAAGGAAATCCCAAAAATATATCTTCATGGGATGATTTATCAGGACCTGGCATCGTCATGGTAAATAGAGAAAAAGGTTCTGGTGTACGTGTACTTATAGACGAACAATTTAGGAAACTTGGAATATCAGGAAAACTTATCAATGGTTATGATGTAGAAGTTTTCTCTCATTTTGCAGCAGCAAGTGCTGTATCCAGAGGTGAAGCAGATATTGCTGTGGGAAACCAAAAAACTATTTCCCAAGTAGAGAATATAGAATTCATACCAATACAAAAACAAAAATGTGATTTAGTTATTAAGAAAGAAGATTTTGAATCTCCTATTATTCAGGCAATACTTTCCGTTCTGAATTCCCAGGAATTTAAAATGGAAATTCAAGGCATTGATGTGTACGATACAAGCGAAACAGGAAAAATTATAGGAGAAAGCTAATAAAAATTATTCATATTGTGCCCAGCTAATCTCCTTTGAACGATACGCCCTTTCCCAATCATTGCCCATAATTTCCAGTATATTGAGCATACCATCATATCCAAAATATGCTCTATCCACATATATATCTCTATTTGTGGGATTTAAAACATCAAAGGCAACCTTTATTCCTATTTCTTCTGCCATGTACTTCTCCCAGGCAGAACCAATAACTGTATCAATATAAAAATCACTTAATCCTTTTTTAATCTGATATCCATCTACAGAAAATGCTACCTTGGGTGAAATACCCAAGGTGCTTAGCTCCCAGTTGAGTACTTTTTTTGCTTCTTCTCTACCCGATTTTATCATTATGACTTCAGGAATCATTTCTAATTCTTTAAATAACATCCTCACAAGGCCAATTCCTATAGTGGCATCTGCAGATATGGCAATCCTGCAGTTACGATAACGTGGAATTATCATAAGTGCCCTCTTTCTCAGTAAACCTATTACCTTTTCTTCTCCTTCTTTAATCATTTGCTCCACTTTGTCTTCAACTCCAAAATATATGCCTATTGCCCTAAGCCACCTGGCAGTATTTTCTGTGCCAATAGGCAGTGGAATATCAGAAAGAATTAAAGGTATATGATGTATCTTCTCCATTTTTTTTGCAAACTGATAACCTGCATCATGGCTTAAAAGTATATTAGCTGAAGCTGATGCTGAATTTTTAATTTCTTCCATGGAAGTATTATGTGGAAGAACTGCCTGAACATTTATCCCTAATGAATTTAAAGTTTTAATTACCCAATTTAGATCTTCCCACCATGTAGGATTTAAATTTGCCTGCGGCGATATAATATTCACACTATTTTTGTATTTCTTTTCACCTTTCTTTATAAGAGGTATGATGGCATTTAGAGCTATATCCTGTCCGTCATAACTGTTACCTCTAAATCCACCTGCAACTATAGGTATAAGTCTTGCCTTTACCTCGGACTGCATACTTTTACATATCCCTTCTATATCTTCACCTATTATATCCGCAGCACATGTACCCACCACAAACATAGTCTTAGTATTAAAAGTATTGTCTGCATCCTTTATAAGCTGCTTAAGTTTCTCCGAAGCTCCCATAATAACATCTGTTTCAAATAAACGGGTACAGCCTACTTTTCTCCTGGTAAAATCTATCTCATGCAAATCATATGCATTTGCCACTGTTGCTGCACAGCCTTGTGGTGAATGAATAACAATACTCACATCCTCTATTCCTGCTATTACACTGGCAACACCTTCAAGGGCACATCCTAAAACCGGATCCTTGCTGTGCTCACAATTATGGAATTTCAACTCATCATACATTTGCCTCTCCTCCTATGTGCATATACTGTACAATCAGGCATATCTTGCCCTAGCTTAGGTGTTAATGATTGAATAGATGCAAGGCCTGACTTTTCAGGAAAAACCATTCTTTTAGATAATGAACTCCTTGGCCTAAAAGAATATTCCAGTGCTGTTTTAACACACTTAGCCACCTTAAGTGCTCCCCTAAAGCCAAATCTCGGACGATTTAGTATAGCATTTAAATCCACCAAAGGTATGGTTGGAAAGCTGAGAGAAGAACCAAAATAAACAGCTGAATCCTCACTTAGTCCCCCAAGAAAAGCCAACAATTCCTCTTCCGTCTGCTTCATGGATTCATATTTACCAAAAGCAACAGTACCTTTTGTAATTAAAACCTCAGGATCCAATCCAGTTTCTAATAAATAATCTATACTTGTTTCCCTTGCCTCTGTACTCCAAGGATGAAAATTAAATATAACCGGACGCATTCCAAGATCACGTTCAAGCATATGCGCAATAGATAATGATTTAATAGCATCATGTCCCTCAACAATAGCCAGTTTCCCTTGAAGAAATTTTTTAGCTTCCTCAAATTCATCTTTTATTTCATTATATTCTCTTTGTATTAAATCTTCAGCTTCTTTTTCCATGCCTAATTTTTTAGCTGCACCTTTTAACCACTTTTTAGTGGCACTAATACCATAAGGCAATATCGTGGAGTTTAATGGAGTTCCATATTCCTCTAACATAGCGTTTCCTATGGCATAGCCTAAATCAAGACAAAGAGTGCAATTTACAGCAACACTAGGCGCCCTTTTAATTTCCTCTAAAGTACAATTGCCTGCAATAACTGAATTAACTTCTGCACCCATTCCCTTTATCAACCTTACCAGTTCTTTTACATCTGTATCCACTTCAGTTCTTTCAGGCCCCATTTTACCTCCTACAATATTTACAGAATGTGCTAATCTAGCTTTTTCTTCCTCAGTAGGAGGGTCCATAAATCTTACAATTTGTTTAAATACCAGATCAAATCCACTTCTATATTCTCCTGCAAATCCTTCACAATGTATAGGCATTATTTGGGCATTTATCTCATCTTTTATTTTATCTGCCACAGCATCCACATTATCCCCGATAATTCCAGTTGCACAGCTGGTAGCAATAAAAATTACATCTGGATGATATTTGTCATCCACTTCTTTAATGGCCCCTTTTAACCCTTTCTCTCCCCCGTATATTACATATTTTTCATCCATATTGGTACTGACTACTGCCTCATAAGGGGCACCACTGTTTCTACTGTTGGTTAACTTATATGATTGTTTAACTCCATAGGCACATCCGCTGGGGCCATGGGCAATAACAATGGAATTTCTTATACCACTTAAAATTTTTGTAGCTGTCCAAAATTTACAGGGACGGGTATGGCTGCCCTGCAGATTAGTTTTAATCTTGCCTTCTTTAGCTAAACGGTATAATCTACTCAATTTACCATGAAAAACAATACTATCATTTACACTATTCAATAAAATTCACCCCCTGAGAATTTAATTAATTGAGCATATTGCCCATTAACAACTAATTGATTTCTAGTGAAATGGGCAATATACTTAAAATTATTAGTTTATTGATTATGAGCTACCATGTATTTAAAATCCATTCTCTATCATGCTTGTTTTCCATATCGGCAAACATGGTGTTAGCAATCATGTCAGCCAGCAGCATAGCACCTTTGTATCCAATAACAGGTTGTCTCCATAACCCTGACCTATCAAAAGTCGGGAATCCCACTCTAACCATAGGAATTTTATAATCTATTGCCATAAATCTGCCTTTAGAATGTCCCATGATTAAATCCACCTCTATTGATTTATCTTTCAATCTGCGCTCTAATTCCCATAAATCGGAATTCCATATTACTTCTATATCACAATTTGCATTTTCCTCTATTTGAGTTAATCTTTGATCCTTTTGATAAGCCTTGTTATCATCTCCCAGCAAAAGAAGTACAGGCTCTAATTCGCATTCCAAACAAAACTGTGCAAGTCCTATAACCAAATCAGGATCACCATAAATTGCAACTTTTTTATTTGCAAAGAACATGTGGGCCAGATTTACCATGGTATCAATGGCTAATCCACGTTCTTCAACTAATGATTGTGGTATTGGTTTACCTGTCAACTTACTGATATTTTTCAAAAACTTATCTGTATTTTTTATGCCAACAGGTATATCCTCAATTACTGCTGGAACTTTAAATTTTGTTTCAAGCAGTTGAGCTGCAGCACCGCCTTCGTATTTACACAAGGCTATAGTACCAAGAGAATTAGCAGAATCTTCTATATCCTCTACTGTTGTATTCCCGTATGCAAATCTGGATTTATCCGGCATAATTGGTGTCATAAATGTTTCTGTATCTATAAGTATATTTCCCTTTACATCCATTTCTTTCAATATATGCTTAATTTCAGCTACATCACCGGGATTTAGCCATCCAGTTATAACATTTAATTTACCATTTGGCTCCCCTTTTTTTGCTAAAGCATTGACAAATGCTTTTACAGCTACATTATAACCCTGAACATGACTTCCACTATAACTTGGGGTATGAACTGGAATAAGGGTAACTTTTCTATCAGGATGTGATTTCTTTAGCTTCCTATTCATAATTTCCGCTATACCTTCAATATCATCACCTATGGTTTCAGTTGAACAAGTAGTAACAATAGGAATTATTCTTAAATCTGGATATCTGTCTACAAGTACCTGAACTCCTTCTTCCGCATTTTTCTTTCCACCAAAAACAGCTGCATGCTCATGTATGGAAGATGATGCCATTTCGAAATTTTCTTTAAAATGCTGTGCAAATAACAATCTGACAAACATTGAACATCCTTGTCCACCGTGCACTAAAGGAATGCAGTCCTTTAATCCGATAGATGCAAACTCTGCACCACAAGGTTGACAATTGTATATCGGATTTACTATTCCCGCCCGTTCTTTTTCTTTTATTTCTAAGGACATACTATCACCTCTATTCTAATTTATTAGTAATTTGGATTTTTTAATTCAGCATTTAATGACCTTGTTACAACTACATCTAACAATTTTGTCTGTAGGTCATTAATTACAGATTTTTTTTCTGATTCATCAAGTTCTAAAAACCACGGAAATTTCTTTTTTATAACTTCTGAAAATGCTTTTCCTTCAGTATAGAAATATTTATCCATTAATGTTTTATCTTTCACTTGCTTACCTGTACAAATTTCAAACGTAGCGTCCAAAATCCCTTTTATATTCTCCTCTCTATCCCAGGAACGAGAATAAAATTGCCACAAATAACGTTCTTGAATAAACGAAAATAATTCTTCTACTCTGTTTTTCATAGATATCCCTACACCTCTCTTATATCTTCTCCGGCAAGTTCCCAAAGTGGAGATCTGGTAGCATTATATACATCTCTTGCCAAATTTACAAAACCTTCAAATCCCATGTAAGGTCCATTGTGATATGCGTGTCCATTAATATATGGTATGTGCAGTTTTTTAACTAAATCACCAACTCTAGGACCTGTAAATATCACATCCGGTTTAACTTCATCCAAAACCTCAAAAAATTCCAATTCGTTGGCATCATCCAAATAAATTGCCCCCGTTTTTCCTCTTGCAATTACTTTTTCAAAGTCTTCCTGGTGTCCAAATTTTGATGACATTGCCACAACTTCAACACCCAAATCATCTTCAAGGGATTTTGTCCAGTGCCATAATCTAGGTCCTCCTGTCCATATGCAGGCCTTTTTACCCTTTAATTTTTCCTTGTACCAGTCAAGTTTTGGCTTCCATTTTGCATATTCTTCAGAAATTAATTCCTCTACTTTATCCTCTATTCCAAAGAATGTTCCTATTTTTCTCAGTCCTTCTGCGGTATAATCAAAGCCCCATGAATCAATATCAATACGAGGAATATTGTATGTTTTTTTCAATTCATTGGCTATATACCCTGCAGATCTGGCACAGTTAACCACACTTAGCTGGGCTTTATGCATGGACCTGAGGCCATCATAGGTACCATTACCTGTAAAATGGGCTATCACCTGGATTCCCATCCTGTCAAGATATCTGCTTAAAACATAGCTGTCTCCCTGAATATTATAATCTCCAATAAGATTTATGGTATATGGACTTTTGATTTCAGGTTCAAAAGTTCCTACCTTTTCATTCATCCAGCTAATATTGAACACATGGTGTCCTTTAGACTGGCTAACTCCTGCAAACCCGGCACATTCAGAACAAAATATATCTACGTCACCTAATTCTTTCTGCACTTCTCTCGCAACTGCTTTAGGGTCATCACCTATTAATGCTGTAGCACAGGTAGTATACACTATCATTCTTTTTATATTTGGAAATTCAGCAAAAGCCTCCAGCATACTTTGCTTTAATATTTTTTCACCGCCAAATACAACATGCCTTTCTTTAACATCTGTAGACCATGCGTGTTTAAGCTGAAAATTATCATTGTCACTTGGATAACGCTTTGTGTGCCATGTGTTATATGCACATCCCACAGGGCCGTGAATCAGCTGAATTGTATCTTTGAGGACTCCCCCTATAACAAGCTTTGATCCACAAAAGCTGCAGCCTCTTTCAGAAAGTGTTCCTGGAATGGTATTTATGTTTGCATCAGGTAAAAACATTGTGGTGTCTTCTCCAGGCTGCTTCACATAACAATGTCTTTTTCGCTCTGGAATAGTTTCATCACACTTAAATAACTTTAATGGCATTTTTTACATACCTCCTTAATTTTAAAATATTATACTTTATTTGAAGTAAACTACCTCCACTCTGTTCATACTTTTAATTCATGTATCTTTAAATTTCTAAATAATATACAAAAGAGGAGGAGGTATTTACAACAATTAGACTCATTAAGAACCTTATAGGCTTTGAGCATGCATGGAATTTTCAATTAATCCAATAGGCCATATTTCATAACCATTTGTTCTAAGTCAATAATCTTTAAAGGTTTAGGTATAACAAAATTTTTATTTTCTATAATCTTACGTGCTAATTCTCCATATTCCTTTGCCTGATTGCAGTCAGCATCATATTCAACTACTGTCTGCTTGTTAAACTCTGCTTTTTGAACTATATTATCCCTAGGTATAAAATGAATCAGTTGAGTACCTATTGCTTCGGTAAATTCCTCCATGAGTTCTAATTCTTTATCAACCATACGGCTGTTGCATATAATACCACCTAATCTGACTCCACCTTGATCTGCATATTTAAGTATACCCTTACAAATGTTATTTGCCGCATATACTGCCATCATTTCTCCAGATGCAACAATATATACTTCCTGTGCTTTTCCTTCACGAATAGGCATTGCAAATCCTCCGCATACAACGTCACCTAAAACGTCAAAGTGCACAAAGTCAAGATCAGGAGAATAAGCTCCAAGCTCTTCCATTAAATTAATTGAGGTTATAACACCCCTTCCTGCACAGCCGACGCCAGGCTCAGGTCCTCCAGATTCAACACAGCGTATATCTTTAAATCCTGTTTTAATAACAGCTTCTTCTGTTATTGAATCCTCCCCCTCTTCTCTAAGAGTATCCATTATTGTACTTTGAGTCATCTCTCCAAGTATAAGACGTGTACAGTCTGCCTTGGGGTCACACCCATGAATAAAAACCTTTTTGCCATAGAAATGAGCCAGTGCTGCAGCTGTATTTTGTTGTGTAGTTGATTTACCTATTCCACCTTTACCATAAAACGCTATCTTTCTTGTCATTTTTTATTCCCCCTTTAAATTATAAATTATTAAAATAATTAAACTTTATATTGATTTTCCGCTTTCAACTAATAGATATCACCTCCCTATTTAATTAATAGTTAATAATTAATAATTTATAGTTACATCTATTACTTTCCAATAACAGAAGATAACTGGCAGTCAACTTCTTCAAATTCCTGAACGGCCCGGAGAATCCCTTTATCTATAGGATCATACATCTCTATAGCTCTAATTCCCTCTGTTTCTAATTTTTCTTTTGGATCAAATCCAATTCTGAGTACAAGCACTGCATCACAGTCCTTTATAGATTTAATTATTCTTGAAATTTTATCATCATGTTCATCACAGTCTTCAATTCCTGTACAATATTTATTTACATCTCTTTTTTCCAAAAATTTCACGGTGCCTGAATCATATGAATAAATGTAAAATTCATCAGCATGTCCGAAATGTTGATCTATATTAATGCCTGATTTTGATGAAATTGCAAATTTATACTTTTTGCCTTTAGATATGCACTTTTCAAGATCATGTTTTTCTGCTTTAACAGAATGTTTACTTTCACAGATTCCACATCCTGCATTTCTAAAATCTATAGAGCGATCTTGGGATAAGGTGCCTATTGCATCTGCCCTACACTGTCTGCAGTGATACATTTGCTTTATATCAACTTCACATTCTTTCCTCATTTCATTCAACTCTATATTTGAAACCAGAGGCAAATGTTCAAACCTACTTCCTGGGACTGGTATCATCTGCATTATGTTTGTCATATATGCCCCGCACTCTTTAACTCTTTTAACAACTTCTTTTATATGCTTGTCATTTATTCCTTTAAGCATAACTATATTTACTTTACACACTACGCCACTGGAACATAAATAACTAAGTCCTTTAAGCTGATTATCCAAAAGTATTTCTGCCCCTTCTTCCCCTACATATTTATGACCTAGATAGTTAACTTCTTTATATATTTTTGCTCCTATTTTTTTATCTACAGCATTTATGGTTACTGTGACATGGGATACCCCAAGTTTTATAAGTTCATTTGCATAAAGTGGAAGCATAAGGCCATTAGTTGATAGACAAAATATAGTTTCTGGGGACTCTTCCCTTATAAGTGTTAAAGATTTTCTTACCTCTTGAAAATTTGCCAGTGCATCTCCGGGGCCTGCTATACCTACAACAGTTAAACTTTTCATGTTACTTTTAACTACTTTAAATTTTTCAAGGGCTTCTTCCGGACTTAAAATTTCACTTGTAACTCCAGGCCTACTTTCATTTGCACAATCATATTTTCTGCTGCAGTAATTACAGCTTATATTACATTTAGGAGCCACAGGTATATGCATTCTGGCAAATTTATGAGCGTTATCTCCAAAACAGGGATGTATATTGGATTTCATCTCCCTATTAATTGGAACATAGATTTCACATGGATTATAATCTACAGCCCTTAAATTTTTATTTTTCAACTCAATCATCTCCTTATCAGCTTTTCATTTAGAATCTTTTATATTTGCCTTAAATTACTAATTGCAGTTTAAAAACTATATTGAACCTGATGCTCTTTTATGGTATAATTTTGTTATATATGGTTAGAATTTGACATATTCTGACTCATTTTTTTGAGTATATCTCTTGGCATTTCCTTCACAAAACTAAGAGGTATGCTCTAGTTCATGTTAACCTACCTAAAACTATTCACAACTTAATTACAATTATTTTTCTATATTTCTAAATTAACTATCAATGTAACATCCAACAATAAAATATTGATCAAACATCAAGCTTTTTAGATTCTTATAAAAAGTGTTAGTATGATTTTGAATAATAATTTATATGAAAATATACCACAATTTTTCTAAAAAGGCAATAGTTTCATTAATATTTTATCAAAATAAATATACTATTAATAATAATATATCAAAAATATAGCATTTAAATTGATATATTGATAGTTACCTAAATCTCTACTCTTTTTATTTACACATCTCCTTTTCTAATTTTTAATAGCAATGATATCACATAACGTTTTTATGCGAATTTATTTCAATTTGTTTAAAACACTATATTATTATATTGTTAATATTGTAATGTAATGTTTCGTAAATTGCAATAGCATTTTGATTATTTATCAGAAAAACTATAATTTATTGATAAATAGTTAATTATTTATTGTCTTTACAAACGATTTACTATATTATTTTGGAATTTCATAATAAAAGCTTATCTCATATTAAATCAAAATCCATTACAATAACTTGACTTTTATCGAAATAAAAAATATAATAATACGAAACAATATAAAATATATTAAAAACATCCATTTATATTGTGTAATATAAATTTTTATATCAAAATATTATGTTTAGTATAAAAATATTATCATACTTTATTGAACATTAAGGACTGATATTAAATAAAAGATGTATCACCTGAAATTCAAAAATAATGGTGAGGTGCTTGCAGTGAATTTCTTTGAAGTAATTGGAAATAGCATTCTTATTGAACTTAATAAAAAAAATTGGACTCAATCTATGTTTGCCCATAAGATTGGAGTTTCAGATGAGGTATTTAAACAAATTGTACAAGGTAAGAAAGCACTAAATGCTGTTGAAATAGCTAAAATTGCAGATACTTTAGATGTGGATCCAGAAAAGCTTTTAAGGGAAGAGAAAAAAATTTATTGTGAAGATAATTTATCCGAAAAATTCATTAACAGCTTTTACAACAAAGATAATTTTAAACTTATATATTTCATAATTGAAGAATATATAAATATGGAGGAAGATTTGCATGAATTCAAATTATCTAAAAAGAATACTTCTGGAAAATGACATCAAAAGTATCAAATCCAAAATTAATATATTAATAGAAGAAAATCACATCATTAATCCTATAATAAAGGATGATATGTTTAAACTATTAGAATCAGTAGGTAAAGTACTCTATTATCCTATCAAGGATAATGTGTGTGCTTTTTATGTTAAAGCAGACAATAATCATTTCAAAGAAAATATTATCTTCA
This window of the Clostridium kluyveri DSM 555 genome carries:
- a CDS encoding Fe-only/vanadium nitrogenase subunit delta, which translates into the protein MKNRVEELFSFIQERYLWQFYSRSWDREENIKGILDATFEICTGKQVKDKTLMDKYFYTEGKAFSEVIKKKFPWFLELDESEKKSVINDLQTKLLDVVVTRSLNAELKNPNY
- the vnfD gene encoding nitrogenase vanadium-iron protein, alpha chain; this encodes MPLKLFKCDETIPERKRHCYVKQPGEDTTMFLPDANINTIPGTLSERGCSFCGSKLVIGGVLKDTIQLIHGPVGCAYNTWHTKRYPSDNDNFQLKHAWSTDVKERHVVFGGEKILKQSMLEAFAEFPNIKRMIVYTTCATALIGDDPKAVAREVQKELGDVDIFCSECAGFAGVSQSKGHHVFNISWMNEKVGTFEPEIKSPYTINLIGDYNIQGDSYVLSRYLDRMGIQVIAHFTGNGTYDGLRSMHKAQLSVVNCARSAGYIANELKKTYNIPRIDIDSWGFDYTAEGLRKIGTFFGIEDKVEELISEEYAKWKPKLDWYKEKLKGKKACIWTGGPRLWHWTKSLEDDLGVEVVAMSSKFGHQEDFEKVIARGKTGAIYLDDANELEFFEVLDEVKPDVIFTGPRVGDLVKKLHIPYINGHAYHNGPYMGFEGFVNLARDVYNATRSPLWELAGEDIREV
- the nifH gene encoding nitrogenase iron protein codes for the protein MTRKIAFYGKGGIGKSTTQQNTAAALAHFYGKKVFIHGCDPKADCTRLILGEMTQSTIMDTLREEGEDSITEEAVIKTGFKDIRCVESGGPEPGVGCAGRGVITSINLMEELGAYSPDLDFVHFDVLGDVVCGGFAMPIREGKAQEVYIVASGEMMAVYAANNICKGILKYADQGGVRLGGIICNSRMVDKELELMEEFTEAIGTQLIHFIPRDNIVQKAEFNKQTVVEYDADCNQAKEYGELARKIIENKNFVIPKPLKIIDLEQMVMKYGLLD
- a CDS encoding helix-turn-helix domain-containing protein, with the translated sequence MNFFEVIGNSILIELNKKNWTQSMFAHKIGVSDEVFKQIVQGKKALNAVEIAKIADTLDVDPEKLLREEKKIYCEDNLSEKFINSFYNKDNFKLIYFIIEEYINMEEDLHEFKLSKKNTSGK